One part of the Methylobacterium mesophilicum SR1.6/6 genome encodes these proteins:
- a CDS encoding CAP domain-containing protein, giving the protein MPKLQLTLAATLTLALAGCGGLSFGPEPTAETVTHAAVLDEVAAAAAISAYRVQNGLSPVVVDPTLVKAAAFQAGNNARQGQLSHEIGGSFTSRMNAIGLARSYAAENLSAGSETLEQVLARWKASPEHNKNMLLPQIRRIGIARVDAPGTRYKRFWALVMAGA; this is encoded by the coding sequence GTGCCGAAACTTCAGCTCACCCTCGCCGCCACCCTGACGCTCGCTCTCGCCGGCTGCGGCGGGCTCTCCTTCGGCCCCGAGCCGACGGCAGAGACCGTCACCCACGCCGCGGTCCTCGACGAAGTCGCGGCGGCGGCGGCAATCTCCGCTTACCGCGTCCAGAACGGTCTGAGCCCTGTCGTCGTCGACCCCACCCTGGTCAAGGCAGCCGCCTTCCAGGCTGGAAACAACGCCCGTCAGGGTCAGCTCAGCCACGAGATCGGCGGAAGCTTCACGTCGCGCATGAACGCCATCGGACTGGCGCGATCCTACGCGGCCGAGAACCTCAGTGCTGGCTCCGAAACCCTGGAGCAGGTGCTCGCCCGCTGGAAGGCCAGCCCCGAGCACAACAAGAATATGCTGCTCCCCCAGATCCGGCGGATCGGCATCGCTCGTGTGGACGCGCCGGGTACTCGCTACAAGCGCTTCTGGGCGCTGGTGATGGCCGGGGCCTGA
- a CDS encoding HD-GYP domain-containing protein — MLALGATSRFSDGPYVLLISDRPSERAALERAIALVMNCRGLAADGSVPKERPHLVILDLPPTQAAKLEPVLSQRGPPVPRLVLVRGEPAPAAPHLRQLPAAAPRQVVLANVFAMIEEATRSVELRQRRLVERVTGATAIVAELFDSAALGGGLQQADVERGTELVLSAVSEVGILTWLAEVWRHDIGVYQHTLGVAGHAATFGAQIGLSRNDLRLLVRAALLHDIGKSRIPVEILNKPGPLTPEEFRLMQRHPEIGADLLRGQGDFEDAVVDVVRHHHERLDGKGYPDRLAGSAIKDLVRIVSICDVFSALTERRTYRQPATAAEALAIMTDSTGHLDSDLLRVFAPAMLRGEALAA; from the coding sequence GTGTTGGCTCTCGGCGCTACATCGCGCTTTTCCGACGGCCCCTACGTTCTGCTGATCTCGGATCGGCCGTCTGAACGCGCGGCCCTTGAACGCGCCATCGCGCTGGTGATGAACTGCCGGGGTCTTGCCGCCGACGGATCTGTCCCCAAGGAGCGCCCGCACCTCGTCATCCTGGACCTGCCGCCAACCCAGGCCGCGAAGCTGGAGCCGGTTCTGAGCCAGCGGGGGCCGCCCGTGCCGCGGCTCGTGCTGGTTCGCGGAGAACCTGCACCGGCCGCGCCGCACCTGCGTCAGCTTCCAGCCGCCGCGCCCCGACAGGTCGTTCTGGCGAATGTCTTCGCCATGATCGAGGAGGCGACGCGCTCGGTCGAGCTGCGGCAGCGCCGGCTCGTGGAGCGTGTCACCGGCGCGACTGCCATCGTCGCGGAGCTGTTCGACAGCGCGGCCCTCGGTGGCGGCCTCCAGCAGGCCGACGTGGAACGCGGCACCGAACTCGTGCTCTCCGCTGTGTCGGAGGTCGGCATTCTGACATGGCTCGCGGAAGTCTGGCGCCATGACATCGGCGTGTATCAGCACACCCTCGGCGTCGCCGGCCACGCCGCAACCTTCGGGGCACAGATCGGCCTGAGCCGCAACGACCTCCGGCTGCTCGTCCGCGCCGCCCTCCTGCACGATATCGGCAAGTCGCGCATCCCCGTCGAGATCCTGAACAAGCCAGGCCCCCTCACCCCCGAGGAGTTCCGGCTGATGCAGCGCCATCCCGAGATCGGCGCCGACCTGTTGCGCGGCCAGGGCGACTTCGAGGATGCGGTGGTCGACGTGGTGCGGCACCACCATGAACGGCTCGACGGCAAGGGCTACCCGGACCGCCTCGCCGGATCCGCGATCAAGGATCTCGTCCGGATCGTGTCGATCTGCGACGTATTCTCGGCGCTGACGGAGCGCCGGACGTACCGGCAACCCGCCACCGCGGCGGAAGCGCTCGCGATCATGACCGACAGCACCGGCCACCTCGACTCCGACCTGCTACGCGTCTTCGCGCCGGCGATGCTCCGGGGCGAAGCTCTGGCGGCCTGA
- a CDS encoding methionyl-tRNA formyltransferase, protein MRIAFIGQQDFGKAVLEAFLKRGDEVAGVFCAPEKPGAKPDVLKTAAEEKGLQVFQFPSLKSPEAESAMRGLEADIGIMAYVLQFAPQSFVNIPKHGTIQYHPSLLPRYRGPSSINWPIAKGELQTGLTIFRPTDGLDEGPVILQKTCPIGADATLGDIYFENLFPMGVDAMLEAADLVVSGQHVEIDQDEDAATYEGWFRAAEAEIRWSAHAEQIYNLIRAANPAPGAWTTVDGKKLQIFDSSLNPVRRLSDVKGKPGEVIAVDEDGFSVCAQGGQVLIRKVKPEGGKKVSAADYARESGLSVGQVLGR, encoded by the coding sequence ATGCGCATCGCCTTCATCGGACAGCAGGATTTCGGCAAGGCGGTCCTGGAGGCGTTCCTGAAGCGCGGCGACGAGGTCGCGGGCGTCTTCTGCGCCCCGGAGAAGCCGGGAGCCAAGCCGGACGTCCTTAAGACGGCTGCCGAGGAGAAGGGCCTGCAGGTCTTCCAGTTTCCGAGCCTCAAGAGCCCGGAAGCGGAGAGCGCGATGCGCGGCCTCGAAGCCGATATCGGCATCATGGCCTACGTTCTGCAATTCGCGCCGCAGAGCTTCGTCAACATCCCGAAGCACGGGACGATCCAGTACCACCCGAGCCTGCTGCCGCGCTATCGGGGTCCGTCCTCGATCAACTGGCCCATCGCCAAGGGTGAGTTGCAGACGGGCCTCACGATCTTCCGTCCGACCGACGGCCTGGATGAGGGTCCGGTCATCCTTCAGAAGACCTGCCCGATCGGCGCCGACGCGACGCTCGGCGACATTTATTTCGAGAATCTCTTCCCGATGGGCGTCGACGCGATGCTGGAGGCAGCCGACCTCGTCGTCTCTGGCCAGCATGTCGAGATCGATCAGGATGAGGACGCCGCGACCTACGAGGGCTGGTTCCGCGCGGCCGAAGCCGAGATCCGCTGGTCGGCGCATGCCGAGCAGATCTACAATCTGATCCGCGCCGCCAACCCGGCCCCCGGCGCCTGGACGACGGTGGACGGAAAGAAGCTGCAGATCTTCGACTCCAGCCTGAATCCGGTGCGCCGCCTGTCCGACGTGAAGGGCAAGCCCGGCGAGGTGATCGCGGTCGATGAGGACGGCTTCAGCGTCTGCGCCCAGGGCGGCCAAGTCCTGATCCGAAAGGTCAAGCCGGAGGGCGGCAAGAAGGTATCGGCGGCCGATTATGCGCGCGAGAGCGGCCTCTCGGTCGGTCAGGTGCTCGGTCGTTAG
- a CDS encoding efflux RND transporter periplasmic adaptor subunit — MIRIFAFRPITYALALTAFGSIGCARGEPAALDRTVAQVRVVEARRSPMALDVVLTGDIQAQAQVNVSFRTNGKVAERRVEVGDHVEADQVLASLEPLTQRANLDNAKAALNSAEALLTQAKMSFERQKQLLSGGFTTRSTYDNAEQELRTTQAAVDSAKAALGTAQEQFSYTELRAGVAGIVTSRSFEVGQVVQSGQTVLVVAQDGPRDAVFNVYESLTTQPPDGDAVAVALQADPSVATTGTVREISPTVDASSGTVRVKIGLRSTPAAMGLGAVVVGRGRFAPHSAVELPWSALYRYDGRPSVWIYDPARRTVSVRAVEIDRFGPDIIAIRQGVEPGERAVVAGIQFLRPGQIVAATELGDRP, encoded by the coding sequence ATGATCCGCATTTTCGCCTTCCGACCCATAACGTATGCACTGGCGTTAACGGCCTTCGGCAGCATTGGGTGCGCCCGTGGCGAGCCAGCGGCCCTCGACCGGACCGTGGCCCAGGTCAGGGTGGTGGAGGCCAGACGCTCGCCGATGGCGCTCGACGTGGTGTTGACCGGCGACATCCAGGCTCAGGCTCAGGTCAACGTGTCTTTCCGGACGAACGGCAAGGTTGCCGAACGCCGGGTCGAGGTCGGCGACCATGTCGAGGCCGATCAGGTGCTGGCCAGCCTTGAACCCCTGACGCAACGGGCCAACCTCGACAACGCTAAGGCGGCGCTGAATTCCGCCGAGGCGCTGCTGACCCAGGCCAAGATGTCGTTCGAGCGCCAGAAGCAGCTCCTGTCCGGCGGGTTCACCACGCGCTCGACCTACGACAATGCGGAGCAGGAACTCCGCACCACACAGGCGGCTGTCGACTCGGCCAAAGCCGCACTCGGCACGGCGCAGGAACAATTCTCCTACACGGAATTGCGCGCCGGGGTCGCGGGGATCGTCACGAGCCGCAGCTTCGAAGTCGGCCAGGTGGTGCAGTCCGGCCAGACGGTTCTGGTGGTGGCCCAGGACGGACCGCGGGATGCCGTCTTCAACGTCTACGAATCCCTGACGACGCAGCCGCCGGACGGCGATGCGGTCGCGGTCGCGCTGCAGGCCGATCCGTCGGTCGCCACCACCGGCACGGTGCGCGAGATCTCGCCGACGGTGGACGCGTCGAGCGGTACGGTGCGGGTGAAGATCGGCCTCCGTTCGACGCCGGCCGCCATGGGGCTGGGCGCCGTCGTCGTGGGACGCGGCCGTTTCGCACCCCACAGTGCCGTCGAGCTGCCCTGGTCCGCCCTGTACCGCTATGACGGCCGCCCGTCGGTCTGGATCTACGATCCGGCGCGGCGGACCGTGTCGGTCCGCGCCGTCGAGATCGATCGCTTCGGCCCCGACATCATCGCGATCAGGCAGGGCGTGGAGCCGGGCGAGCGCGCGGTCGTCGCGGGCATCCAGTTCCTCCGGCCCGGGCAGATCGTGGCGGCAACCGAGTTGGGAGACCGTCCATGA
- a CDS encoding efflux RND transporter periplasmic adaptor subunit — protein sequence MSVRSLITAGVLVSILGGCHERSDETEQSDAGVVRPVLTRVAEATDTITFGPFAGTVEPRYQAQLGFQIPGRMIARDVTVGDIVKKGQRLAALDVIVTRFDLTRAEADLADARAQAENAEAAEARTRRLMTGNSVAQATLDQAVAKRETARARVDQALASLQKARDQMGYTELKAEFDGVVTQRLAEVGQVLSAGQGVVTVARPDVREAVVDIPEVHVGAMPADGIFTVALQSAPDVTARGRIREVAPLAESGTRSKRIRLTLEDPNPAFRLGATINVSLTRTVPAQILLPASALLEDGERRSVWVVSADGRSVTRRDVSLAAVRSDEGERIAVTAGLRPGDRVVIAGVHALTEGQAVRLTDDAV from the coding sequence ATGAGTGTGCGGTCCCTAATCACGGCCGGCGTCCTCGTCTCGATCCTGGGCGGCTGTCACGAGCGGAGCGACGAGACCGAACAATCGGACGCCGGCGTCGTGCGCCCGGTCCTCACCCGCGTGGCCGAGGCTACCGATACGATCACCTTCGGCCCGTTCGCCGGAACCGTCGAACCGCGCTACCAGGCGCAGCTCGGCTTCCAGATCCCCGGCCGGATGATCGCGCGCGACGTGACGGTCGGGGACATCGTCAAGAAGGGCCAGCGCCTCGCCGCCCTCGACGTCATCGTCACCCGTTTCGACCTGACCCGGGCCGAGGCCGACCTCGCCGATGCGCGTGCCCAGGCCGAGAACGCGGAGGCCGCCGAGGCGCGAACGCGACGCTTGATGACGGGGAACAGCGTCGCCCAGGCGACCCTCGACCAGGCCGTGGCCAAGCGCGAGACCGCCCGGGCGCGGGTCGATCAGGCCCTCGCCAGCCTGCAGAAGGCCCGTGACCAGATGGGTTACACCGAGCTGAAGGCCGAGTTCGACGGCGTGGTGACGCAGCGCCTCGCCGAAGTCGGACAGGTCCTGAGCGCGGGCCAGGGCGTCGTGACCGTCGCCCGGCCGGACGTCCGCGAGGCCGTGGTGGACATCCCCGAAGTCCATGTCGGCGCCATGCCGGCGGACGGGATCTTCACCGTCGCCCTCCAGAGCGCGCCCGACGTGACGGCGCGCGGCCGGATCCGCGAGGTGGCGCCGCTCGCCGAATCCGGAACGCGCTCGAAGCGGATCCGGCTCACGCTCGAGGATCCAAACCCGGCCTTTCGCCTCGGTGCGACCATCAACGTGTCGCTGACCCGGACGGTGCCGGCGCAGATCCTTCTGCCGGCCTCGGCGCTCCTCGAAGACGGTGAGCGCCGCTCGGTCTGGGTGGTCTCCGCCGATGGCCGGTCGGTGACGCGCCGCGACGTGTCCCTCGCGGCGGTCCGAAGCGACGAGGGTGAGCGCATCGCCGTCACGGCCGGGCTTCGACCCGGCGACAGGGTCGTGATCGCCGGCGTCCACGCCCTCACCGAGGGCCAAGCCGTGCGCCTGACCGACGACGCCGTCTGA
- a CDS encoding TetR/AcrR family transcriptional regulator has product MRAKRQRLAERPEIILEAAAAVLLKSGARGLTIDAVAAEAGLSKGGVLHHYASKEALVLALVARKLAQLREEIAVCEAEIPQGPSRLPRAMVAHVRGHYCDDDESSQALLLASLESPEAQKDYRAFVAEQLGRLGAIEGACPGEGSVLFFAILGLFMGRTLGFHQLGDAELTPMLDALERIARRFEGDST; this is encoded by the coding sequence ATGCGCGCGAAACGACAGCGGCTGGCCGAGCGGCCCGAGATCATCCTCGAAGCGGCGGCCGCAGTCCTCCTGAAGAGCGGAGCGCGCGGGCTCACCATCGACGCGGTCGCGGCCGAGGCTGGCCTCAGCAAGGGCGGCGTTCTGCACCACTACGCGTCGAAGGAAGCCCTTGTCCTGGCCCTGGTTGCCCGGAAGCTCGCCCAGCTTCGCGAGGAAATCGCCGTCTGTGAGGCGGAGATCCCGCAAGGCCCGTCGCGGCTTCCCCGGGCCATGGTGGCGCATGTCCGCGGCCATTACTGCGACGACGACGAATCTTCGCAGGCGCTTCTCCTCGCCTCGCTGGAATCGCCGGAGGCGCAGAAGGATTACAGGGCCTTCGTGGCCGAGCAGCTCGGCCGCCTCGGCGCCATTGAGGGAGCCTGTCCGGGTGAAGGTTCGGTACTCTTTTTCGCGATCCTGGGCCTGTTCATGGGACGAACCCTGGGCTTCCATCAGCTCGGGGATGCGGAGCTCACGCCGATGCTCGACGCCCTGGAGCGGATCGCCCGCCGGTTCGAAGGCGACTCCACTTGA
- a CDS encoding class II aldolase/adducin family protein — MDTDERSARESVVAAARELDTQGLNRGTSGNVSVRFRDGLLITPSGLPTQRMQATDVVPLGFDGSHPPGQKPSSEWRFHRDILAHRPEIGAVVHAHPVYCTAFAMCGRSIPAVHYMIAAFGGPTVRCAPYAPYGTAELSEVALAALADRNVCLLGNHGMIAAGVTLEKALWLAVELETLCQQYAVALQVGAPTVLSDHEIAATVERFRGYGLNAAS, encoded by the coding sequence ATGGATACGGACGAGCGCAGCGCACGGGAGAGCGTCGTGGCGGCGGCGCGGGAGTTGGACACGCAGGGGCTGAACCGAGGCACCTCGGGTAACGTCTCGGTTCGCTTCCGCGATGGGCTCCTGATCACGCCGTCGGGCTTGCCCACGCAGCGCATGCAGGCGACCGATGTGGTTCCGCTCGGGTTCGACGGCTCGCATCCGCCCGGCCAGAAGCCGTCATCGGAATGGCGTTTCCACCGTGATATCCTGGCCCACCGGCCCGAGATCGGCGCCGTGGTCCATGCGCACCCGGTCTACTGCACCGCTTTCGCGATGTGCGGACGGAGTATCCCGGCGGTGCACTACATGATCGCGGCCTTCGGCGGCCCGACCGTGCGCTGCGCGCCCTACGCGCCCTACGGGACAGCCGAGCTATCTGAAGTCGCCCTCGCGGCCCTTGCCGACCGCAACGTTTGCCTCTTGGGCAACCACGGGATGATCGCGGCCGGCGTCACCCTGGAGAAGGCTCTCTGGCTCGCCGTCGAGCTCGAGACCCTGTGTCAGCAATATGCCGTGGCGCTCCAAGTGGGGGCGCCCACCGTCCTGTCCGATCACGAGATCGCCGCCACGGTGGAGCGCTTCCGCGGATATGGGCTGAACGCGGCGTCCTAA
- a CDS encoding GntR family transcriptional regulator, whose protein sequence is MSNSEPLSVKPIVASSSLRTLAYEALKTAITNMDIYGRPEEVRLDERKLSQDLGVSRTPVREALTVLEQEGFVRSEARRGVFVIKKNKREIVSMIHAWTALESMAARLACTRATDGQLRSLRESFPEFYEGQPSEHMDEYSDANIRFHQRIIALGHCEAIADLTSNLLMHVRGIRSTALRQGDRAERSIREHVAIIAALEARDADLAERLVREHGLGLARHVDTYGDYLD, encoded by the coding sequence ATGTCGAACTCCGAACCGTTGAGCGTGAAGCCGATCGTCGCCAGCTCCAGTCTCCGGACATTGGCCTACGAGGCGCTCAAGACGGCCATCACCAACATGGACATCTACGGGCGTCCGGAGGAGGTGCGGCTCGACGAGCGTAAGCTGTCCCAGGATCTGGGCGTCAGCCGCACCCCGGTGCGCGAGGCGCTGACGGTCCTTGAGCAGGAGGGCTTTGTCCGGTCGGAGGCGCGGCGCGGCGTCTTCGTCATCAAGAAGAACAAGCGCGAGATCGTCAGCATGATCCACGCCTGGACGGCGCTGGAAAGCATGGCGGCCCGCCTTGCCTGCACACGCGCCACAGATGGGCAGCTCCGATCCCTGCGCGAGTCATTCCCGGAGTTCTACGAAGGTCAGCCGTCCGAACACATGGACGAGTACTCGGACGCGAACATCCGCTTTCATCAACGGATCATCGCCCTCGGCCACTGCGAGGCGATCGCCGACCTCACCAGCAATCTGCTGATGCATGTCCGCGGGATCCGCAGCACGGCGCTCCGGCAGGGGGACCGGGCGGAGCGGTCGATCCGAGAGCACGTCGCCATCATCGCGGCGCTGGAAGCGCGCGACGCCGACTTGGCGGAACGGCTGGTGCGCGAGCACGGCCTGGGCCTGGCCCGCCACGTCGATACCTACGGGGATTATCTTGACTGA
- the frc gene encoding formyl-CoA transferase, with amino-acid sequence MTKALEGVRILDFTHVQSGPTCTQLLAWFGADVIKVERPGVGDATRQQLQDIPEVDSLYFTMLNHNKRSITLDSKNAKGKEVLWRLIKECDVLVENFAPGALARMGLTWEKIHEANPRMILASVKGFGPGRYEDCKVYENVAQCAGGSASTTGFRDGIPMVTGAQIGDSGTGLHLALGIVTALYHRTQSGLGQRVDCAMQDGVLNLCRVKLRDQQRLEHGPLKEYSQFGEGIPFGEATPRAGNDSGGGQPGRILRCKGWEQDPNAYIYVITQAAVWEPICDIIGEPDWKNDPNYATPKARLPHLNEIFTRIEAWTMKVSKFEVMDTLNKHDIPCGPILSMKEIAEDEALRKTGTIVEVDHPTRGKYLTVGNPIKLSASPSDVKRSPLLGEHTDEILRQVLGYSEAEVGEIAESGAIGVVQKIAAE; translated from the coding sequence ATGACCAAGGCCCTCGAAGGCGTCCGCATCCTGGACTTCACCCATGTCCAATCCGGCCCGACCTGCACCCAGCTCCTGGCTTGGTTCGGCGCGGACGTGATCAAGGTCGAGCGGCCGGGGGTCGGTGACGCCACGCGTCAGCAGCTTCAGGACATTCCGGAGGTGGACAGCCTCTATTTCACGATGCTGAATCACAACAAGCGCTCGATCACGCTCGATTCCAAGAATGCCAAAGGCAAGGAGGTGCTCTGGCGCCTCATCAAGGAATGCGACGTCCTGGTCGAGAACTTCGCCCCCGGAGCGCTGGCCCGCATGGGTCTGACCTGGGAGAAGATCCACGAGGCCAACCCGCGGATGATCCTGGCCTCCGTGAAGGGCTTCGGTCCCGGCCGCTACGAGGATTGCAAGGTCTACGAGAACGTCGCCCAGTGCGCTGGCGGTTCGGCCTCGACCACCGGCTTCCGGGACGGCATCCCGATGGTGACCGGCGCGCAGATCGGCGATTCCGGAACCGGCCTGCACCTCGCCCTCGGCATCGTCACCGCCCTCTACCACCGCACGCAGTCCGGCCTCGGCCAGAGGGTGGACTGCGCCATGCAGGACGGCGTGCTCAACCTGTGCCGCGTCAAGCTTCGCGACCAGCAGCGCCTCGAGCACGGTCCGCTGAAGGAGTACAGCCAGTTCGGCGAGGGCATCCCGTTCGGTGAGGCAACGCCGCGCGCGGGCAACGATTCCGGCGGCGGCCAGCCGGGGCGCATCCTGCGCTGCAAGGGCTGGGAGCAGGATCCCAACGCCTACATTTACGTCATCACCCAGGCGGCGGTCTGGGAGCCGATCTGCGACATCATCGGCGAGCCCGACTGGAAGAACGACCCGAACTACGCGACTCCGAAGGCCCGCCTGCCGCATCTCAATGAGATCTTCACGCGCATCGAAGCCTGGACGATGAAGGTGTCCAAGTTCGAGGTGATGGACACCCTCAACAAGCACGACATCCCGTGCGGCCCGATCCTGTCGATGAAGGAGATCGCCGAGGACGAGGCCCTGCGGAAGACCGGCACTATCGTCGAGGTCGATCATCCGACCCGCGGCAAGTACCTGACGGTGGGCAACCCCATCAAGCTCTCGGCCAGCCCGAGCGACGTCAAGCGCTCGCCGCTTCTGGGTGAGCACACGGACGAGATCCTCCGCCAGGTCCTGGGTTACTCCGAGGCGGAAGTCGGCGAGATCGCGGAATCCGGCGCCATCGGGGTGGTGCAGAAGATCGCCGCCGAGTGA
- the oxlT gene encoding oxalate/formate MFS antiporter: MSEILKPVGRGRWLQLAFGVVCMCMIANMQYGWTFFVNPMQERHGWDRAAIQVAFTLFVVTETWLVPIEGWFVDKYGPRIVTLFGGLLCAIAWVINSYADSLTVLYIAAAIGGTGAGAVYGTCVGNSLKWFPDRRGLAAGITAMGFGAGSALTVVPIQAMIKSQGYEAAFFYFGIGQGVIVMLLALFLRAPAKGQVPQVARVSQSKRDYKPGEMVRTPIFWVMYAMFVMMAAGGLMATAQLGPIAKDFKIADVPVSLLGITLPALTFAATLDRVLNGVTRPFFGWVSDHIGRENTMFLSFAIEGVGIYALSQFGDNPIAFVLLTGLVFFAWGEIYSLFPATCGDTFGSKYAATNAGLLYTAKGTAALIVPYTSVLTTMTGSWHAVFLAAAALNIVAALLALFVLKPMRAAYTKKPEVSLAPALAQ; this comes from the coding sequence ATGTCCGAGATCCTCAAACCGGTGGGGCGCGGCCGTTGGCTGCAACTCGCCTTCGGTGTCGTCTGCATGTGCATGATTGCCAACATGCAGTACGGCTGGACCTTCTTCGTGAACCCGATGCAGGAGCGGCACGGCTGGGATCGCGCGGCGATCCAAGTGGCGTTCACGCTCTTCGTCGTCACCGAAACCTGGCTGGTGCCGATCGAGGGCTGGTTCGTCGACAAATACGGCCCGCGCATCGTCACCCTGTTCGGCGGCCTGCTCTGCGCCATCGCCTGGGTGATCAACTCCTACGCCGACTCGCTCACGGTCCTGTACATCGCGGCCGCGATCGGCGGCACGGGTGCGGGCGCCGTCTACGGCACCTGTGTCGGCAATTCGCTGAAATGGTTCCCGGACCGCCGCGGCCTGGCCGCCGGCATCACCGCCATGGGCTTCGGCGCCGGCTCGGCTCTGACGGTCGTGCCGATCCAGGCGATGATCAAGTCGCAGGGCTACGAGGCGGCCTTCTTCTACTTCGGCATCGGCCAGGGCGTCATCGTGATGCTGCTCGCCCTGTTCCTGCGTGCGCCGGCCAAGGGCCAGGTCCCGCAGGTCGCCCGCGTCAGCCAGTCGAAGCGCGACTACAAGCCCGGTGAAATGGTGCGCACGCCGATCTTCTGGGTGATGTACGCCATGTTCGTGATGATGGCGGCCGGCGGTCTGATGGCCACCGCGCAGCTCGGCCCGATCGCCAAGGACTTCAAGATCGCCGACGTGCCGGTCTCGCTCCTGGGCATCACCCTGCCGGCGCTGACCTTCGCGGCGACGCTCGACCGGGTGCTCAACGGCGTGACGCGTCCGTTCTTCGGCTGGGTCTCCGACCATATCGGCCGGGAGAACACGATGTTCCTCTCCTTCGCGATCGAAGGCGTAGGCATCTACGCGCTCAGCCAGTTCGGCGACAACCCGATCGCCTTCGTGCTGCTGACAGGCCTCGTGTTCTTCGCCTGGGGCGAGATCTACTCGCTGTTCCCGGCGACCTGCGGTGATACCTTCGGGTCGAAATACGCCGCCACGAATGCCGGCCTGCTCTACACGGCCAAAGGAACGGCTGCGCTGATCGTGCCCTACACCAGCGTGCTCACCACGATGACCGGAAGCTGGCACGCGGTGTTCCTGGCGGCCGCCGCCCTCAACATCGTGGCGGCGCTCCTGGCACTCTTCGTGCTGAAGCCGATGCGGGCGGCCTACACCAAGAAGCCCGAGGTGAGCCTCGCGCCGGCCCTCGCCCAGTAA